The following proteins are encoded in a genomic region of Anguilla anguilla isolate fAngAng1 chromosome 15, fAngAng1.pri, whole genome shotgun sequence:
- the ppp2r3b gene encoding serine/threonine-protein phosphatase 2A regulatory subunit B'' subunit beta isoform X3, with amino-acid sequence MRMKDLSLRQDPDLRKELALLARGCDFVLPSRFKKRLKAFQQGQAQVKKEEPITPALSESIPKFYFPRGRPEANLNIDTLISRVEKIFSQFPNERATIEDMGKVAKACECPLYWKAPLFYSAGGDRTGFVSVHKFIAMWRKVLQTCHDDAAKFVHLLAKPGCNYLEQEDFIPFLQDVVNSHTGLLFLKEASDFHSRYITTVVQRIFYNVNRSWTGRITCSELRKSSFLQNVALLEEDDDVNQLTEYFSYEHFYVIYCKFWELDTDHDLYIDKRDLARHNDQAISLRMIERIFSGTVTRDKKVHREGRMSYADFVWFLISEEDKRTTTSIEYWFRCMDLDGDGVLSMYELEHFYQEQCQKLETMAIESLPFEDCLCQMLDLVRPAVPGKITLHDLKRCKLSHVFFNTFFNIEKYLYHEQDPSSGTEGEPEGQDVSDWEKYAAEEYDILVAEETANEQCDGYDNAIDPNELGLHTEKTHFFQIPTPPCSLDLDEYEYDFE; translated from the exons GCGCAGGTCAAGAAAGAGGAGCCAATTACGCCGGCGTTGAGCGAAAGCATTCCGAAGTTCTACTTCCCCCGCGGACGGCCCGAGGCCAACCTCAACATCGACACTCTCATTTCCAGGGTTGAGAAAATATTTTCGCAATTCCCCAATGAAAGGGCCACCATTGAGGACATGGGGAAGGTTGCCAAG GCCTGCGAGTGCCCCCTCTATTGGAAAGCTCCATTGTTCTACTCAGCTGGGGGCGACAGGACGGGATTTGTCTCCGTTCACAAGTTCATCGCCATGTGGAGGAA GGTACTGCAGACCTGTCACGATGACGCGGCCAAATTTGTCCACCTTTTGGCCAAGCCTGGCTGTAATTATCTGGAACAAGAAGACTTTATCCCATTCCTGCAG GATGTGGTGAACTCGCACACCGGCCTCCTGTTTCTGAAGGAAGCTTCTGATTTTCACTCTCGCTACATCACAACA GTTGTTCAGAGGATATTTTACAATGTGAATAGGTCATGGACGGGAAGAATCACGTGTTCAGAACTCAGGAAAAGCAGCTTTCTACAG AATGTggccctgctggaggaggatgatgatgtgAACCAGCTCACTGAGTATTTTTCCTATGAACATTTCTACGTCATCTACTGTAAGTTCTGGGAGCTGGACACAGACCACGACCTGTACATAGACAAGAGAGACCTCGCTCGGCACAACGACCAAG CTATTTCTCTCAGGATGATTGAACGGATATTCTCCGGGACAGTCACCAG ggACAAGAAAGTGCATAGAGAGGGAAGAATGAGCTATGCAGACTTTGTGTGGTTCCTCATCTCCGAGGAGGACAAAAGAACCACCACCAG TATAGAGTACTGGTTTCGGTGCATGGATCTGGATGGGGACGGAGTTCTGTCCATGTACGAGCTGGAGCACTTCTACCAGGAGCAGTGCCAGAAGCTGGAGACCATGGCCATCGAGTCCCTGCCCTTTGAGGACTGTCTGTGCCAAATGCTGGACCTGGTGAGGCCCGCCGTCCCAG GAAAGATCACCCTCCACGACCTGAAGAGGTGCAAACTGTCCCACGTGTTCTTCAACACGTTCTTCAACATCGAGAAGTACCTGTACCACGAGCAGGATCCCTCCTCTGGCACG GAGGGAGAGCCCGAGGGCCAGGACGTCTCGGACTGGGAGAAGTACGCCGCGGAGGAGTACGACATCCTGGTGGCGGAGGAGACGGCCAACGAGCAGTGCGATGG GTACGACAACGCCATTGACCCTAACGAGTTGGGCCTGCACACAGAAAAAACCCACTTTTTCCAgattcccacccccccctgcaGCCTGGACCTGGACGAGTACGAGTACGATTTTGAGTGA